A genomic stretch from Rhabdothermincola salaria includes:
- a CDS encoding carbon-nitrogen hydrolase family protein produces the protein MIDRVRPDDPALGPSVVTVACANFASVPRDKKATVAKVVSVMGEAAAGGADLVVFPELALGTWGECADCAAAHAPCGWHLEQAEVADGPSCGTIAEAARSLGVHVIYGFEEADAHDRGVLHNSANVVAPSGLVGTYRKLHLGIPLETDRFTPGDALPVFDTELGPIGISICYDFYNNPELCRVLALKGARLLVNPTGRSDLPRARQNLEHATLVRAQENLVFAASANRVGDAHGPPTWAGGSVIGGPEFPGFGVVLAQAGANEELISAELDFRALARWYDWLPWREWRLGPQRDITRLVADELGRL, from the coding sequence ATGATCGATCGCGTGCGTCCCGACGATCCTGCTCTCGGTCCCAGCGTCGTCACCGTGGCCTGCGCCAACTTCGCGTCGGTCCCTCGGGACAAGAAGGCGACGGTCGCCAAGGTCGTGTCCGTCATGGGCGAGGCGGCCGCCGGTGGGGCCGACCTGGTGGTGTTCCCCGAGCTGGCGCTCGGCACGTGGGGGGAGTGCGCCGACTGCGCGGCGGCCCATGCCCCGTGCGGTTGGCACCTCGAGCAGGCGGAGGTGGCCGACGGCCCGTCCTGCGGGACCATCGCCGAGGCGGCCCGCTCGCTCGGCGTGCACGTGATCTACGGCTTCGAGGAAGCCGACGCCCACGACCGCGGGGTCCTCCACAACTCGGCCAACGTGGTGGCTCCCTCGGGCCTGGTGGGCACCTACCGCAAGCTGCACCTCGGCATCCCGCTCGAGACCGACCGCTTCACCCCCGGCGACGCGCTGCCCGTGTTCGACACCGAGCTCGGCCCGATCGGGATCTCCATCTGCTACGACTTCTACAACAACCCCGAGCTGTGCCGGGTGCTCGCCCTCAAGGGAGCCCGGTTGCTGGTCAACCCCACCGGGCGGTCCGACCTCCCGCGTGCCCGCCAGAACCTCGAGCACGCCACGCTGGTCCGGGCCCAGGAGAACCTGGTGTTCGCGGCGTCGGCCAACCGGGTGGGCGACGCCCATGGCCCACCGACCTGGGCGGGGGGCAGCGTGATCGGTGGCCCCGAGTTCCCCGGGTTCGGCGTGGTGCTGGCCCAGGCCGGCGCGAACGAGGAGCTCATCAGCGCCGAACTCGACTTCCGCGCCCTGGCCCGCTGGTACGACTGGCTCCCCTGGCGCGAGTGGCGACTCGGGCCGCAGCGCGACATCACCCGACTCGTCGCCGACGAGCTCGGGCGCCTCTGA
- a CDS encoding NAD(P)H-dependent amine dehydrogenase family protein, with protein MARRVIQFSTGNVGRHALRALIERPDLELVGVHASSPDKIGCDAARLCGLDEPTGVIATDDIEELLALEAECVVYTSQAEMRPQEALAELTRFLRAGTNVVATSLVWLIYPPHADAWLVNPLTEACLAGGTTMYVNGIDPGFSGDVLAFAALSLTTRADTIRVQEICDYGTYDDAEFTGAAMGFGTDPDHTPLMFHPGVLTSMWGGPVRLLADELGVELDGIEEHLEKWVTPEPIDCTMMRVEPGRVAAVRFSVEGIVDGRPAIVMEHVNRLTPAAAPDWPYPPEGHLGVHRCVVTGDPGIEINTHVGLGDTDVNTAGVIATAAKAVNAIQAVCDAPPGLVSVRDLPLAQATGLMHS; from the coding sequence ATGGCACGACGGGTGATCCAGTTCTCGACGGGCAACGTGGGGCGCCACGCCCTCAGGGCCCTGATCGAGCGACCCGACCTCGAGCTGGTGGGGGTCCACGCCTCGAGTCCCGACAAGATCGGGTGCGACGCCGCCCGGCTCTGCGGGCTCGACGAACCCACCGGCGTCATCGCCACCGACGACATCGAGGAGCTGCTGGCACTCGAAGCCGAGTGCGTCGTCTACACGTCCCAGGCCGAGATGCGCCCCCAGGAGGCGCTCGCCGAGCTCACCCGCTTCCTGCGGGCCGGCACCAACGTCGTGGCCACGTCACTCGTCTGGCTGATCTACCCGCCTCACGCCGATGCCTGGCTGGTGAACCCGCTCACCGAGGCCTGCCTCGCGGGCGGCACCACCATGTACGTCAACGGCATCGACCCCGGGTTCTCGGGCGACGTCCTCGCCTTCGCCGCGTTGAGCCTCACCACCCGGGCCGACACCATCAGGGTCCAGGAGATCTGCGACTACGGCACCTACGACGACGCCGAGTTCACCGGTGCGGCCATGGGCTTCGGCACCGACCCCGACCACACGCCGCTCATGTTCCACCCCGGCGTCCTCACGTCCATGTGGGGCGGCCCCGTCCGGCTGCTCGCCGACGAACTGGGCGTGGAGCTCGACGGCATCGAGGAGCACCTCGAGAAGTGGGTCACCCCCGAGCCCATCGACTGCACGATGATGAGAGTCGAGCCCGGCCGGGTGGCGGCCGTGCGCTTCTCGGTGGAGGGCATCGTCGACGGTCGCCCGGCCATCGTCATGGAGCACGTCAACCGACTCACCCCGGCGGCCGCCCCCGACTGGCCCTACCCTCCGGAGGGACACCTCGGGGTCCACCGCTGCGTCGTCACCGGCGATCCCGGCATCGAGATCAACACCCACGTCGGCCTGGGCGACACCGACGTCAACACCGCCGGCGTCATCGCCACCGCGGCCAAGGCCGTCAACGCCATCCAGGCCGTCTGCGACGCGCCACCGGGTCTGGTCTCGGTGCGCGACCTCCCGCTCGCCCAGGCCACCGGCCTGATGCACTCCTGA
- a CDS encoding MFS transporter yields the protein MTATLERSERHLRGSLLAAVPLLVAVALLMAGNGLTSTLLGIRAGLEGFAPGIVGVVLAGYYLGFAVGSMVAPSTITRVGHVRVFAGLASLASAAVLLHVIRPEPLTWFLLRAVTGICISGLYVVTETWLNGAATNRTRGTLFSIYMVVVGGSLLGGQLLFSVTDPAGFGAFVIASVLVSLAVVPISLADVVAPPTVDPAPLSFRALVATAPLAAVGAALSGFTGAAMIGAGVVYAAQSGFDNIATALFIAATLAGGLLLQLPLGAWSDRTDRRVVIAVAATLAAVVALVAATIDADRRLIIIAMTMVAGGVTFPLYALCNAHLNDYLDSDLVVAGGARMVLVNGIGSVAGPILGATAVGAFGPGGLFVVVAIAYLVIAVYAVYRMTRRAAVSEDERAPFVPSPVGLGATTPFVETDVDELYPPHEGVVVLDGRGFTYRERGNGAPVVLIHDHDRGFASMAGLLPALAADGLRAIAPFLGGRDDTTAADDVPAEPDRQDLDDLLGVLRHLELPWITVVGCGSGAAMAQRFATEHPDRVEAIVVLVDDPAEVTTADEADTPSRPRLVLDRIALDIDPEDVADDITDFLRHEVHVQVSGPSSV from the coding sequence ATGACCGCCACGCTCGAACGCTCCGAGCGGCACCTGCGCGGCTCGCTGCTCGCCGCCGTGCCGTTGCTGGTCGCCGTGGCGTTGTTGATGGCCGGCAACGGGCTGACGTCCACCCTGCTCGGGATCCGAGCCGGGCTCGAGGGCTTCGCCCCCGGGATCGTCGGTGTGGTGCTGGCCGGGTACTACCTCGGCTTCGCCGTCGGCTCGATGGTCGCTCCCAGCACGATCACCCGCGTGGGCCACGTCCGGGTCTTCGCCGGCCTCGCCTCCCTGGCCTCGGCCGCCGTGCTCCTGCACGTCATCCGACCCGAGCCGCTGACCTGGTTCCTCCTGCGCGCCGTGACCGGCATCTGCATCTCCGGGCTGTACGTGGTGACCGAGACCTGGCTCAACGGCGCGGCCACCAACCGCACCCGAGGCACGCTGTTCTCCATCTACATGGTCGTCGTGGGCGGCTCGCTGCTCGGCGGACAGCTGCTGTTCTCGGTCACCGACCCCGCCGGGTTCGGCGCCTTCGTGATCGCGTCGGTGCTCGTGTCGCTCGCCGTCGTGCCGATCTCGCTGGCCGACGTCGTGGCCCCACCGACGGTGGACCCGGCGCCGCTGTCGTTCCGGGCCCTGGTCGCCACTGCGCCCTTGGCCGCCGTGGGCGCGGCGCTGTCCGGCTTCACGGGCGCGGCCATGATCGGCGCCGGCGTGGTCTACGCCGCCCAGTCCGGCTTCGACAACATCGCGACGGCCCTGTTCATCGCCGCCACCCTCGCCGGCGGCCTGCTCCTGCAGCTGCCTCTCGGCGCCTGGTCGGACCGGACCGATCGACGGGTCGTCATCGCCGTCGCCGCCACGCTGGCGGCCGTCGTCGCCCTGGTGGCCGCCACCATCGACGCCGACCGACGCCTGATCATCATCGCCATGACCATGGTCGCCGGCGGGGTGACCTTCCCGTTGTACGCCCTCTGCAATGCCCACCTCAACGACTACCTCGACTCCGACCTCGTGGTGGCCGGCGGGGCCCGCATGGTGCTCGTCAACGGCATCGGCTCGGTGGCCGGCCCCATTCTCGGCGCCACCGCGGTGGGCGCGTTCGGGCCCGGTGGCCTCTTCGTGGTGGTGGCGATCGCCTACCTCGTCATCGCCGTCTACGCCGTCTACCGCATGACCCGCCGCGCGGCGGTGAGCGAAGACGAGCGGGCGCCATTCGTGCCCTCGCCGGTGGGCCTCGGCGCCACCACCCCCTTCGTCGAGACCGACGTCGACGAGCTGTACCCCCCTCACGAGGGGGTCGTCGTGCTCGACGGGCGGGGGTTCACCTACCGCGAGAGGGGCAACGGTGCCCCCGTGGTCCTCATCCACGACCACGACCGCGGCTTCGCCTCCATGGCCGGTCTCCTTCCGGCCCTCGCCGCCGACGGCCTGCGGGCCATCGCCCCGTTCCTCGGCGGTCGCGACGACACGACCGCGGCCGACGACGTGCCCGCCGAACCCGACCGCCAGGACCTCGACGATCTGCTCGGGGTCCTGCGCCACCTGGAGCTGCCGTGGATCACGGTCGTCGGCTGCGGCAGCGGGGCCGCGATGGCGCAGCGGTTCGCCACCGAGCACCCCGACCGGGTGGAGGCCATCGTGGTCCTCGTCGACGATCCCGCCGAGGTCACCACCGCCGACGAGGCCGACACGCCCTCCCGACCCCGGCTCGTGCTCGACCGCATCGCGCTCGACATCGACC